The sequence below is a genomic window from Quadrisphaera setariae.
TTCAGCATGCTGGCCGCGCGCCTGACCGCCCGGCTCGCTCGCGAGGGGCTGCGGCTCGTGGTCGAGCAGACAGGTGCCAGCCGCCAGGGCGAGCTCGCCGCGATCAGCGGGTCGCGCGTCAACGCCTACGACGGCCTGCTCCTGAGCGCCAGCGACCTGTCCGCCGAAGACGTCGCCGCCCTCGCCGGTGACCTCCCGGTGGTGATGCTGGGGGAGCGGCAGGACCTCCAGCGCTTCGACCACGTCGAGATGGCGAACACGGCGGGGGCCCGCGACGCGGCGCAGCTGCTGCTCGACCGGGGCTGCCGCCGGCTTGCGGCGGTCGGGCTCCCGCAGCCCGCGGCCGCCGACGGGTCGCGCCGCGATGCGTTCCGCCTGCGGGCGGCGGGCGTGGCCGCCGCCGTCGAGGGGAGCCCGGCGGCGCGGGTCCGCTTCCACGAGTCCGCCACCTACCGCGCTGCCGACGGGCTGCGGCTCACCCTCGAGGCCCTGCAGCTCGAGCCCAGGACGGACGGTCTGGTCTGCGCCACCGACACCCTCGCCCTCGGCGCCCTGCGCGGTCTCGCCGACGCGGGGCTGCGGGCGCCCGACGACGTGCAGGTGGTCGGCTTCGACGACGTCCCCGACGCCTCCACCAGCGTGCCGTCGCTGTCGACCGTCGCACCGGGGCACGACGAGATGGTCGACGCCGCAGCCCGCCTGCTCGTGCGGCGGATCGCGGACCGCGAGGCTCCTCCCGAGCACGTCATCGCCTCCCACCGGCTGGTGCTGCGGGAGTCGACCCGCCGGCCCTGACGGCGGCAGCGCAGCAGCACCCGCGCGTCAGCGGGGACGCAGCGGCACCGGCAGCAGGTCGGCGTGCGCTGCCAGCAGCTCCTCGGTCATGGCGCGGGCCTGGTCGAGCGTGCACAGCGCGGCCGTCAGCGGGTCGAGCGCCACCGCGTGGTGGACGTGCTCGACGTCCCCGGTGAGCGCTGCGGCAACGGCGAGCTGCTGCACGCCGATGTTCGTCCTGTTGAGGGCTGCCAGCTGGGGCGGCACGGGCCCGGCAGCGGTCGGCTGCACACCACCGGAGTCCACCAGGCACGGCACCTCCACGCAGGCGTCGTCGGGCAGGTTGGAGATGAGCGGACCCCGGTTGGGCACGTTGCCGTTGACCACCGCGGGCACCCCCGTGACGATGGCGTTGACGATGCTCGCGCCGT
It includes:
- a CDS encoding LacI family DNA-binding transcriptional regulator; the protein is MRDVADAAGVSAMTVSNVLAGRNVRSETRERVLAVVEQTGYRVNVAAQNLRRRRTGVVGLAVHELDSHYFSMLAARLTARLAREGLRLVVEQTGASRQGELAAISGSRVNAYDGLLLSASDLSAEDVAALAGDLPVVMLGERQDLQRFDHVEMANTAGARDAAQLLLDRGCRRLAAVGLPQPAAADGSRRDAFRLRAAGVAAAVEGSPAARVRFHESATYRAADGLRLTLEALQLEPRTDGLVCATDTLALGALRGLADAGLRAPDDVQVVGFDDVPDASTSVPSLSTVAPGHDEMVDAAARLLVRRIADREAPPEHVIASHRLVLRESTRRP